A window of the Gossypium hirsutum isolate 1008001.06 chromosome A05, Gossypium_hirsutum_v2.1, whole genome shotgun sequence genome harbors these coding sequences:
- the LOC107905670 gene encoding uncharacterized protein, with amino-acid sequence MKKLYRRGTVHPSPPSTTDHLSFLPATILALAAALSPEDREVLAYLISCANNDFSTFSTHRKNTQKYPTKRSISFSSGSDHDHPPLFTCDCFRCYMSYWVRWDSSPNRQLIHEIIDAFEDGLAQRKKTKSKKDRKKKSGGADGSGGSKRTDLNLGKDESCDSKSAEASSSSKSCGVEVCGDDGEEGTDKGPVRRFVSFIGERIWNVWGQ; translated from the coding sequence ATGAAGAAGCTCTACCGCAGAGGCACGGTTCATCCATCACCTCCGAGCACAACCGATCATCTGTCTTTCCTTCCTGCCACCATCTTAGCCCTCGCGGCTGCTCTTTCCCCGGAAGACAGGGAAGTTTTGGCCTATCTCATCTCTTGTGCTAACAACGATTTCAGCACCTTCTCAACCCACCGGAAAAACACCCAGAAATACCCGACTAAAAGAAGCATCAGCTTCAGCAGCGGCAGCGATCATGACCATCCACCTCTTTttacctgtgattgtttcaggTGCTATATGAGCTACTGGGTCAGGTGGGACTCATCGCCCAACCGGCAGCTGATACATGAGATTATAGATGCTTTTGAAGATGGGTTAGCTCAAAGAAAGAAGACAAAGAGCAAGAAAGACAGGAAAAAGAAGAGCGGTGGAGCTGATGGGTCTGGTGGTTCGAAACGAACCGATTTGAACTTAGGGAAGGACGAATCATGTGACTCGAAATCGGCGGAAGCCAGTAGCAGTAGCAAAAGTTGTGGTGTTGAAGTTTGTGGGGATGACGGTGAAGAAGGGACAGACAAGGGTCCGGTGAGGAGGTTCGTGAGCTTCATCGGAGAGAGGATTTGGAATGTTTGGGGGCAGTGA
- the LOC107905672 gene encoding uncharacterized membrane protein At1g16860: MGSRVQSHQLSNGLIVSGRPEQLKERQPSMPLRAVPYTGGNVKKSGELGKIFDIPVLDHSPSSAPPSNPNSNPNSKQQPQLLQPSRFSSSSSQPNSGSMRSGSNSGPIRKSSGTMPLQPTGLITSGPLSSGPSRSGQLGQAGQSGAVSGKAGYGPAVTSLGEGVGFGFRLSKAVVWVVMVVVAMGLLVGAFLMVAIKKMVVLGAVGALVAPMGLGLVWNCIWGRKGLFGFVKMYPDAELRGAVDGQYIKVTGVVTCGSIPLESSYQREPRCVYVSTELYEYKGWGGKSANSKQRCFSWGCKHSEKFVADFYISDFQSGLRALVKAGYGSKVAPMIKPATVLDVTKENRDSFPSLLRWLAERNLSNDDCIMRLKEGCIKEGSTVSVMGVVRRHDNVLMIVPPSEPISTGCQWSRCLLPTYVEGLILTCDDTQNDDVVPV; this comes from the exons aTGGGTTCACGGGTTCAGTCTCACCAGCTAAGCAATGGGCTCATAGTGTCGGGGAGGCCGGAGCAGCTGAAAGAAAGGCAGCCGTCAATGCCGTTACGGGCAGTACCTTATACAGGTGGTAACGTTAAAAAATCCGGAGAGCTGGGCAAAATTTTCGACATCCCAGTGCTTGATCATTCCCCGTCCAGTGCTCCTCCTTCAAATCCCAACTCAAACCCCAACTCCAAGCAGCAGCCACAGCTTTTGCAACCCTCAcgcttttcctcttcttcttctcagCCAAACAGTGGATCCATGCGATCTGGGTCTAACTCGGGCCCGATCCGGAAATCTTCTGGGACTATGCCGCTTCAGCCCACTGGGCTCATCACTTCAGGTCCCCTCAGCTCCGGTCCCAGCAGGTCGGGGCAGCTCGGTCAGGCGGGGCAATCTGGTGCCGTGTCGGGGAAAGCAGGGTATGGGCCAGCAGTGACTAGTCTCGGGGAAGGGGTGGGATTTGGGTTTAGACTGTCGAAGGCGGTGGTTTGGGTGGTGATGGTGGTGGTGGCAATGGGGTTGTTGGTGGGTGCGTTTCTGATGGTAGCCATCAAGAAGATGGTGGTTCTTGGGGCTGTAGGTGCGTTGGTGGCACCCATGGGGTTGGGATTAGTTTGGAACTGTATTTGGGGAAGGAAAGGCTTATTTGGGTTCGTGAAGATGTACCCAGATGCTGAGCTTAGAGGTGCTGTTGATGGCCAATATATTAAAGTTACAGGg GTCGTCACCTGTGGCAGCATTCCATTGGAGTCATCTTACCAGAGGGAGCCAAGATGTGTTTATGTTTCCACAGAGTTGTACGAGTATAAAGGATGGGGTGGGAAATCTGCAAATTCTAAGCAGCGTTGCTTCTCCTGGGGATGTAAACATTCTGAG AAATTTGTTGCTGATTTCTACATATCAGACTTCCAATCTGGATTAAGAGCACTAGTCAAAGCAGGCTATGGATCTAAGGTTGCTCCAATGATCAAACCAGCTACTGTACTTGATGTAACAAAGGAAAACAGAGACTCGTTTCCAAGCCTTTTACGTTGGCTAGCAGAGCGCAATCTCTCTAATGATGATTGTATAATGCGCCTAAAAGAAGG TTGCATAAAAGAAGGGAGCACCGTAAGTGTGATGGGGGTTGTGCGGCGACATGATAACGTGCTCATGATTGTTCCACCGTCAGAACCTATCTCAACAGGGTGTCAATGGAGCAGGTGCCTCCTCCCAACATATGTGGAAGGTCTTATTTTGACATGTGATGATACCCAGAATGATGATGTTGTCCCAGTGTAA
- the LOC107905669 gene encoding probable carboxylesterase SOBER1-like — protein MYWRTKGSACRTRDMHSILLTNPMVLLAVILGSTIIFILFLQPRHLSSSPKSDSMAARSFVLWLHGLGDSGPANEPIKTLFRSSEFRNTKWSFPSAPENPVTCNYGMRMPSWFDIQEIPVTADSPKAESDVLKAVQNVHAMIDKEVAAGTDPNNVFVCGFSQGGALTLASVLLYPKKLGGGAVFSGWVPFNSSMVEKFPEDAKKTPILWSHGMADRTVLFEAGQAGPPFLQQAGVTCEFKAYPGLDHSISNEELQFLESWIKTRLQSSS, from the exons ATGTATTGGAGGACTAAAGGGTCAGCGTGCAGGACCAGAGATATGCATTCTATATTGTTAACCAACCCCATGGTTCTTCTTGCTGTGATCCTGGGTAGCACCATCATTTTCATACTATTCCTCCAACCGCGCCACCTATCATCTTCCCCGAAGTCTGATTCCATGGCTGCCCGGAGCTTTGTTCTTTGGCTTCACGGGCTTGGTGACTCTGGTCCAGCCAATGAACCCATCAAGACACTCTTTAGGTCTTCCGAGTTCCGAAACACCAAATGGTCTTTCCCTTCTGCCCCTGAAAACCCTGTCACCTGCAATT ATGGAATGCGAATGCCTTCTTGGTTCGACATTCAGGAGATTCCTGTCACAGCC GATTCTCCAAAAGCTGAAAGTGATGTCCTTAAAGCAGTTCAGAATGTGCATGCGATGATAGACAAAGAAGTAGCTGCTGGGACGGATCCTAATAACGTATTTGTGTGTGGATTTAGTCAAGGAG GTGCCTTGACCTTGGCTAGTGTTTTGTTGTACCCAAAAAAGCTTGGTGGAGGTGCAGTCTTCAGTGGATGGGTTCCTTTCAATTCTTCAATGGTAGAAAAGTTCCCAGAAGATGCAAAGAAG ACACCTATTTTGTGGTCCCATGGAATGGCTGACAGAACGGTGCTTTTTGAGGCTGGACAAGCGGGGCCTCCTTTCCTTCAACAAGCAGGAGTAAcctgtgaatttaag GCTTATCCTGGTCTTGACCATTCAATAAGCAACGAGGAGCTGCAGTTCCTTGAATCATGGATTAAAACACGTCTGCAAAGTTCTTCATAG
- the LOC121229418 gene encoding uncharacterized protein yields MESQRTVNKEPKNLSPCSSGRRSSTSSHSSSPEFEFWMVRNPSFPQPDLTSADELFVNGVLRPLHLFASRQPEDNPLTEQNPPAASEPSVPDPEPEAGPRITSQSLPVLSASKRWRDIFKKEKGKNGSKNQQDKDKEKEKEKEKKKEKKNQSQSGGSPAELNINIWPFSRSRSAGTSGTRPRMTAGTRKVSSAPCSRSNSAGESKSRKWPSSPSRAGVHLGRSSPVWQVRRGGSAVKSSDVMARTAEKGSSRKEVTETRRGKIGNSGNNNSNKAKVLNLNVPMCIGYKHHLNCRIDNNSATVAGISTDPNGGRNGRTNGPNVGSGSNFFNFRNLFTKKVY; encoded by the coding sequence ATGGAGAGCCAAAGAACTGTTAACAAAGAACCCAAAAATCTATCACCATGTAGCAGTGGAAGAAGAAGCAGTACGAGCAGCCATTCAAGTTCACCCGAATTCGAGTTTTGGATGGTTCGAAACCCGTCTTTTCCTCAACCCGATCTCACCTCCGCCGATGAACTCTTCGTTAACGGCGTTCTCCGTCCTCTCCATCTATTTGCCAGCAGACAACCCGAAGATAACCCACTAACCGAGCAGAATCCACCCGCCGCGTCAGAACCATCTGTACCCGACCCAGAACCCGAAGCCGGTCCTCGTATAACATCCCAGTCGCTGCCTGTTTTATCAGCTTCGAAGCGGTGGAGGGATattttcaaaaaggaaaagggcAAAAACGGCAGCAAAAATCAACAAGACAAGgataaagagaaagagaaagagaaagagaagaagaaagaaaagaaaaatcagaGTCAAAGCGGAGGGAGTCCAGCTGAGTTGAATATAAACATATGGCCCTTTTCAAGGAGCAGATCCGCAGGTACGAGCGGGACCAGACCCAGGATGACCGCCGGTACCCGAAAAGTAAGTAGCGCTCCATGTTCCCGCAGCAACTCAGCGGGTGAATCCAAGTCTAGGAAATGGCCGAGCAGTCCCAGCAGGGCAGGGGTTCATTTGGGTCGAAGCAGCCCGGTTTGGCAGGTTCGTCGTGGAGGTTCAGCTGTTAAGAGCTCCGATGTTATGGCCCGGACCGCTGAAAAAGGTAGCAGTAGAAAAGAAGTTACCGAAACTCGTCGCGGTAAAATTGGTAACAGTGGCAACAACAATAGTAACAAAGCCAAGGTCTTGAATTTGAATGTGCCAATGTGTATTGGGTATAAGCATCATTTGAATTGTAGAATCGACAATAACAGTGCCACGGTTGCCGGCATTAGCACCGACCCGAACGGCGGCAGGAATGGTAGAACCAACGGCCCTAACGTCGGAAGCGGTAGTAACTTTTTTAACTTCCGGAATCTTTTCACTAAGAAAGTTTATTAA